The genome window GCGGAGGACCGGACCACAGAGCGCTCGGGCAGGTGGGGGGCGAGCTCCTGCCGCAGCCGGGCCGCCAGGTCCGGAGGCAACGGCGTGGTATGAAAGAGGTGCCGAAGACGCAGGGCCAGATCCCAGATCTCCTCCCAGCGCATCTCCTGAAAGCTCTTGCGCCGGAGTTCCAGGAGGATGCGCCCCCTCAGACCGGTGGCGGCCACAAACTCCTCATAGGCCCGGGTGGTGACGATGAGGGTAGGGGGGACGGGAATCCCATGCCGCTGCAGCACCGCCAGGGCATAGCCCTTGCCGCCCGCCAGATGGCGGTGGCGCGCCCCGACTTCGTCCAGATGCAGTACCAGGCTCATGAGGCGGGGACCACCTCATGCACCTCCTGGAAGCGGGTGACCAGGATGTACTTTTCCACCCGCACCCGGATGAGGGCGCAGGTGGGCGCAGTGACGAAGTCCCGGAGATACGGATGCTTGGCTAAGTAAATGGCCTGGTATCGCTCCCGCTCCGGCTCCAGGAGTTCCGAGGCGGTGCCCAGGACGGTCACCGCCGCGGCCTCGCCGAAATCCGTCTCCCGGTGGCTGCGGTTGTCCACCAGCAGGGACACGTGGGGAGTGGCCGTCAGGTCGGCGAACTTCCGGGTCGCCCGGGGGGTGGCGAACAGGACCTCTTTCAGGTCCGCAGTGGCGGTAAAGGCGATGAGGTTGGTGTAGGGCCGCCGGGGCTCCTCCGCGGCCACGGTGGCCAGCACCGCCAGCCGCTGCCCCTGGAGCAGCTCCTGCAATATCTGGTGGATCTCCGTCGCGTCAGTCATGCTTCACCTGTTTGGGCTGGCCCAGGGGAGGGGAGGCTCAGGAACGAAGCTCCCGAAGGACCGCCTCCCCGGCCCGGCGGCCGGAGACTAGGGCCCAGTGGATGGAGGAGAGGCTCTGGTATTCGCCGCAGACAAAGAGCCCGGGGCGCAAGCGCTCATCGGTCTGGGCACCAAAGACCCGTAACCGGTGGGGCCTCGGGGGGAGGAGGGAGCCGCCGCCTGAGGTCACCCCCGGTGGCCGTGAGGATGGAGCCGGGGCTTCCGGTGGCGCGCCACTCGCTCCGGCGGCTGGCGGCGCACCCAGCGGATGAATTTCTGCATCTCGGGGTGCTGGCGGATGCGGTCGGGGGTGGCAAACTCCGTGGCCAGCTCTTTGTCGGTGAACAGGGAATGAAGCTTGCGATGGCAGGTGCGGTGCAGGTAAGCGGCCTCGGTGCCGCCCTGGGATCTGGGCCGCCAGTGATGGCGGTCGATGCTGTCGCCGGCGAGCAGGGGCCGGCCGCAGATGGGACACGGACCCAGATGCTCAGGGGTCCTGCCGGTGCGCATGGCGCTTTGCTTTGCTGCTGTCGATTTTGTGGGGCGATCGTAAAAGCGCCCCCGACTGTCAGACCTTGGGACTTAAATTTTGGCACTTGGCTCTAAAGAATCGGCCAGGGAGCAGTGCCCTTGTCCTCTCCTCCCGGCCCTTCCTCCCAGCTCTCCCTCGCTGACCCCTCAGCCGCTTTCCTGGCTCAGGCCCCGTCCAGGGCATGTCTTTTCAGATCCTCCAGGGAGACAAACTTGAGGGCGGCCTCGTGGGTGGCCGCCAAGACCATCGGCGGGGCCACCCCCGCCTCCAGGGCTTCCCGCCAGCGCAGGGCGCATAGACACCAGCGGTCCCCCGGCTTTAAGCCCGGAAAGCCGAACTCCGGCGCCGGGGTGGTGAGGTCATTGCCCCGGGAACGGGTGAAGGCCAGGAATTCCGCCGTCACCAGAGCGCAGATGACATGGGTGCCCGTGTCCTCCGGTCCCGTTACACACCTGCCAGTGCGATAAAAGCCGGTGCGGGGGGCAAGGGAGCAGAATTCCAGCTTCCCGCCCAGCACATTTCTGGCCTCGGCCATGGGGTGCTCTCCTGGGCTGACTGAGAGTGCAGAGCCTTTTTACTGCCGCTCCTGCATCTCCTGGCGGCGCATGGGCATGCTGTCGATCAAAGCAAAGATGTCGGCCAGGGGCACCCGCCGCGCTTCATTCAGCTTCACCCCGCCGTCCTTGCCCACCAGCACCACGGTGAAGGCGCCGGGTGGGGCGGCAAAGCGCTGCCGCAGGGCCTGGGCCTGCTCAGGGGAGAGTTCGTCGCCATTCTGAAAACTTCTCCCCGCCTCCAGGACCCGGAAGACGATGAGACCCCAGTCCTTGACGCCTTTGGCCTGTTCCTCCAGTTCCCGCCCCAGGGTCTGGTAGGCGGGGTGGTCGGCCGTGGGCGCAAACAGCAGGAGCAAGCGGTTCTGCCAGCGGTAGGCGGACAGATCAGGCATCTCCCCACTTAAGGCCGCCTTCATTAGGCGACGACGCTCAAAACCAGAATCAAACTGCACCAGATGAGGATAATTTTGGCTGACATCTCTTCTCCCCCATCAACCCCGGATTCTGAGACGATAATGAGATACCTGCCACTCCTCGCCCCGGCGATAACCCCGAAGATGCCCGCCGGGCTGGCGTTGCGGCTGGGCAGGCTCAGAAGCCACACCCCCGCCATATACACCACCGCCGCCAGGAGATTCAGCCCGAGGAGGGTGGGGACGGAAACCGCCTCCATCTGATGTTTGTCCGTTGATCAGGCGTCAGGGGGCAGGATGGGCAAACCCGCCTCTTTCCAGGCGGCCACCCCTCCCAAGAGGGCCTTGGCGTTTTTGAAGCCCTGCTTCTGATATTCGGCTGCCAGACCGGCAGAGGAATGCTCCTGAGTTCAGGCGCAGTAAAAGACGATTTCCTGATCTTTGGGCAGGCCGGCCAGGCGGTTTTTGAATTCTTTCAGGGGGATGGCCCCTTCCAGGCGCATGGACCGGAAGGCCTCGTCACTCTCATACGCGCAGACCAACAGGCACTCCCCCGCTTTGACCCGGGGATAGATCTCCGCCGGAGCCACCCGATTAACCTCTGCCATGACAACTCCTTTCCTCAGGTAATGCATACCCGGCTGGACCGGGATGGTTATTCCACAGTGGCCACACCGGCAAGATAATCATAACCGGGGGAAAGTCAATTTGAGCTCCTGCCGGCATCTGGGGAGACGCCCTTACAGTCGCCTTTCAAGTTCACAGTCCAAACAAAAAGGGGTGCGGCCGCACACCGCACCCCCGGTCTTTCTCTGGTAGGCACGAGGAGATTTGAACTCCTGACCCCCACCGCGTCAAGGTGGTGCTCTCCCCCTGAGCTACGTGCCTGTGGCTGACAATTATTTAATATCCCCTCTGACCTTTGGCGTCAATAGGGAAATGGGCCACCCAAAGGGGAAGAGAATCCTCCGCTGAGCTGGTAAACCCGGAAACCATGGGCCGAGAGCCACGGCGCCGCCGCCACGGCAGCCCGCTGTCCCCGATTCTAACTTGAAGAGGGCCTATTTCAAAATCAACCCCACCCCCCGGATGACGATCTTGTCCTTGGTGTCGGCGAAATTGACCCGCAGGCTCAACAGGAGCGGGCCCTTGGCGGGGTCAATGTCCACCGCAGGTTTGGAGTTGACACAGATGGGCCCGGGATGGGTCTGGTCAGTGCCGTCATCCAACAGCACCAGGGCGGTGCTGGGGGGATTCTGCACCTGCGCCAGCCGGATCTGGCTGATGTAGGTGGGGGAGGGTTTTTTGCCGGTGCTGTATTCATAACAGACCCGCACCCCGGCGATGTGCTGCCCCAGGGGGGCCTCCACTCCCATCTCCACCACCTTGTTGCCCCCGCCGGCGGTGGTCTCGCCGGTAGTGGTGGAGGTGACGATCAAGCCGGCCAAGCCGCTGCCCACCCCGGAAGTGACGGCGTTAAACGCGGTTTGGACGCTGACGTCGCCGGGCAGAAAGTCCAGATGATTGAGCCAGTAAACTTTGAGCGGTACCAG of Desulfobaccales bacterium contains these proteins:
- a CDS encoding pyridoxamine 5'-phosphate oxidase family protein, yielding MTDATEIHQILQELLQGQRLAVLATVAAEEPRRPYTNLIAFTATADLKEVLFATPRATRKFADLTATPHVSLLVDNRSHRETDFGEAAAVTVLGTASELLEPERERYQAIYLAKHPYLRDFVTAPTCALIRVRVEKYILVTRFQEVHEVVPAS
- a CDS encoding HNH endonuclease, whose amino-acid sequence is MRTGRTPEHLGPCPICGRPLLAGDSIDRHHWRPRSQGGTEAAYLHRTCHRKLHSLFTDKELATEFATPDRIRQHPEMQKFIRWVRRQPPERVARHRKPRLHPHGHRG
- a CDS encoding DUF2237 domain-containing protein, translating into MAEARNVLGGKLEFCSLAPRTGFYRTGRCVTGPEDTGTHVICALVTAEFLAFTRSRGNDLTTPAPEFGFPGLKPGDRWCLCALRWREALEAGVAPPMVLAATHEAALKFVSLEDLKRHALDGA
- a CDS encoding DUF4174 domain-containing protein, giving the protein MPDLSAYRWQNRLLLLFAPTADHPAYQTLGRELEEQAKGVKDWGLIVFRVLEAGRSFQNGDELSPEQAQALRQRFAAPPGAFTVVLVGKDGGVKLNEARRVPLADIFALIDSMPMRRQEMQERQ